The sequence ACAATTTTATATAGACAAGGTGTAAGGCTAAGAATGAAGAGGTGACAAAATGTATGTACATATACAAATCAGTGTTAAAGCTTTTATGAATAAGATAGAAATAAGTTGTACTAACCGTGGACAGCTCTTCTCCAAGTGCTCGCACAGTGACTGTATATACCAAGTGCCCTGGGTTGTGCTTCTGTAGGAAACAAAATCCTTCATGGTGGCCATTCCAAGCAGGAAGTCTGCCTCATCTGGAATGCACTCCAGTTGAAATCTTGCATCTGCCTCTACAGAAGAATCCAGCTCTGCAGAATCTGTTTCTATATGTACCCCTTTCTGGAATGTGTCACCTTGGCAGGCCTGAATGAAGAACACTTTTGGTTTTCCAGCAAGTGAGGGGCAGTTCCTGCCAGTGAAAGAAGTGGTTAGTTCCTGGATGGATGTTTCCTGCCCATCAGTACCAAATACGATGCCTTTATCACCATGGGAGAGGATGCAGCAAACAAAGCAGTCCCGGTCACGGTGGTCCATGTTCCTGTAGGCGTGCACTGTGTGACGGATTTGCTCTGAAGTGAGGTCTTTGTACTCTGCTATCTCAAAGTGAAGTTTGGTAAAGACCTTTCTCAGAGCCGCTGGAGAGTAAACAGAAGGGGCAATGGGGGGAGACATTTTGTAACTTTTACTAAATAAATTAATCAGTAACTAAAGAGAATTAGGTtcatgctttttttccccacccttATACATTTAATTCCACACCCCCATCACTTATGTTTTCAGAGTGGGAATTTATCTAGCTACCACAGCAATGAGCACGAGAGAGGAAATGAGGGATCTAAGGGCCTGAACAGTAGTGATCTCATattgtcaatattttcattaacaacttCCATGATAGAGTAGAGAGCATACTttatcaaatttgcaaatgacatcTTTCTTGacatgtggtgcccagaattggaaacagtgctccagctgaaacctcaccagtgccaactaCAGCAGAACAATCACCTCCTATGTCTTATCTACAAccttcctgttaatacatcctagaattacatttgctttttttccccaatagcatcacattgttgactcattaaATCTGTGATGCGGTATAATCCCCAGATCCCCTTCTACAATATGGCTgcctagccaattattccccattttgtatttaggCATTGGATTTTGCCTTCGTAAGTGCAAAGACCTGCACTTGTCATTATTGAATGTTGTCTTACTTGATTCCAAAACAATTCTTCATTGTATCAAGATCAttgtgaattctaatcctgtcctccaaagtgctggcaacccctcctagcttggtgtcAGCCACAGATTTTACAAGAGTACTCTACTCCATCATGCaagttgttaatgaaaatattaaatagtactgGATCCAGGACAGACCACTGTGGAACCCCACCTGATATATCCCAtctcagtttgacagtgaacgCCATGGTAACTAGTTAAGTACATTTCATACAATAGGCCAGACCTCTTCCCCTCTCTCAGATTACACCAATTTCCCTGGAGTTCACAGATATGCAAACTGCGCCTGAATTTTTCTAGTCCTTGCTGTACCTGCATCTGCGTCTGTTCCGTTCCGGTCTTTTATGTTTTGAAGTTTAGGCACCTCTGATCTTGCTTTTGTAAAGTCATGATTGTTCAGGATCAGGCAGATTCCACGGGGCCGGCTGCTCATTTTGTACATGTCAGGCTGTTCAGGAAAACAGATGAACAACAACCCACAACCTGAGCTGCGGCAACCGTCATTCACATTTCATATACTCCTGCTGCACGTTCAATGGGTTCAGCCTAATGCCCGGTTCCAGCTGGAGAGCTGCACTAATGGGGCAGCCAATGATTCTCCCTACACCAACGTCTCTTCACTGCAGGCTCTGTGCCACCTGCTTCCCTCCGTGGTGTAGGGGTGTGCTGAGACCGGGATGCTCCATCAGCTACTTAGTCACCATGGCTGCAAGTGACATAACTTAGGGGCATTGCGGGGGGTCTCCCTTCTGCCTACCTCAACCACCTTCTTCTCTCCTCACATTcttgctccagctcacctctccTTATCCTCACACAAAGCGCTTGCTCCTGCCCCGCTGTCTGATGTACAGGCCCCACCATCCCCCTCAGCTACCCCTCCAACCATTCCCTCACTGCTCACTTCACACCCATTATTCATCCTGCCCCTTGTCTCCCTTGGTTTTCAGTCTGATTGCTTTTGCTTGTACCTGCCCatttccttcccctgcctccacTTTACATTTAACTTTTTTCCACCCTATAAATctctcccacaccctgctccTCGCTCCCACCCTCTCTCTCCAGTTCAGTCTCCTGCCCTCCCCATTCTCCTAGAttctctccccacctcctgtGAGATCTCACCCTTGGATCGCTTCCCACCCTCCCCTAGTATCTTCCCCCattggagccacccctgatagtCCTTCTCCTCAATCATATCCTGCCTGCCCCTGACTCTTCCCCCATCACACAGCTCCCTTCTGCTCCCGCATCCAGGCCCTTCCCCACTCTACTGCATCACATCTCCCTCTGCCTTCATTCTGCCTCCAGCACCTTCTCACTCTCCTCATCCATGGCCACCTCCTGACAGTGTTCACCCCTGtggccccctctgctcccccgacAGGGCCCTGTCTGGTCATCTTCACTCACACCTGTGCTCTCCTTTTCCCCCAGTTCTCCTCAGCCTTCCTGCCCCGACCCCGGGGACAGGCAGAGACAGGGCTATTAGGCCGAGAGCAGAAGGGCGTGTGAGTACCCTCTGCTGTCCAGAAGCGAAACTGCAGCGTTTACGGCCAAAGGAGAAAATTTTTACCTGAATTTTTTTTCTCGGTTAGCAGCTGCTCTCCTTATTCGTTACTCATAGCTCATGCCCCTGCCTGTGGCATTTGGGGGTGATCCACTGTTACTGCTGGAGGCTTCAGGGCTAGGCTGAGGTGCCACCCTCCGGTTTTGGCCACCCCGCTGCAAGCCCCAGCAGCGCTCTttgcctccccccttccccctcccccggtaTTTTTGGTAAGtatcagggacaggtcatgggcttctgtgaattttttatTGGCTGCAacttgtccctgacttttactaaaaatacccatgacagaatcttaaccttaatcATGAGAATCCCCCGACTCACAGCCAGAGGAAGGGGAGCGGTGTAGGAGCCCCCACACACCTGGCAGGGACTGGATCCTCTCAGGGGGTTTTCCcttccagcccagctctgtcgCAGGGATTACCCCCGGCACTGGCCCGATCGCTTCCTCCTCATCCTTATACTCTCCCTCGGAAGCCTCACTGAACATTTCTGCATTGGCGTGGTGGCTCCTGAGGGCGGGGGGGGCCTTGGGCCCTAGCAGCACACGGGTCAGAtggctgggaccaggcagggCATACCTCCCCTGCTGTAGAGCCTGCAAATGCTTTTTCAGAGAGAGGACCTTAGATTTCAAACTGGGTGTTTACAGGACAGCTTTGTCCTgccagagcaggggcagaggaCTCCAGGAGGGAGGCAAGGTGGCTGAAACCACCACGCTCCTGTTCACTAGAtccaggggcagaggaggaggaagattagAAGTCTCAACTgcacaaaaatgaataaaaacaaatattttaaataaaattgacagGAGAAACTGATTCACCACCATGTTCCACCTGAGACTGGTGCCCTGAGCTGAAGGACGGAGACCAGTCCTGGAGCCTGCAGCAACAACAATGCACCACCTCCACGGGTAAGGTCAGCCCTGAGTAGCAAATGAGGAGAGACACCTGTGCAAGAGCAACTCCTGTATGGTGCCTGGAGAGGCTGAGAGTGAAGCAGAGAAACAGGGCCTTATAGAGCTGTCATCGCTGTAAAACCGTAGCATTCTGTTCTTATCATGAATGGCAATATTTGGAAGCATCAAAtgggctgggggtcaggatgAGATATTTAGCATCTAGCAGGATAGCTGCCGATCAAAATTTTCatctttgtttaaaagaaaaacccaacCATCCAACCCTAACACAGAGCCACTCCACTCTCTGGCACTGCTCAGCAGCATTAACTCACTCTGTCCTTCCTCTGTTCAAGAAATGGGCCCCTTCCAGCTACCCCGTGAAACAAAAGACTTTCTAGTAACAGATTTGCTGAAGCTTAATAACTGCTCCATTCTGCCCGTGCCCCAACTGACACGGCTTCAGAAGAACAAATATCCCGTAAGTGACCTGTTTCCACCTCACAGACAGCCTCTCTGCACAGACAAAAAAACTCGCATGAAAATGTCCAGCTCATGCCAATCACTGAATGGCTACCCTCTGTTGCCACGAGCTTGTAGGGTTTTATTTTCATACACAGATCCGTCTGCTGCTTGATACTCTCCCTTCCCACCATCTGCCCAACACAACAATATCCCATATACAGCCAGATCCCCTAAAGTAACTTTTAATCCTGATTTACCTGCTGGATTTCTTCCTGGATGCCTGGAGAATCCGATGCAGTCTGAGAAGGCCAAAGGCTGTCCTGGACTAAAATAATCCAGAAAGAGAGAGTCAGGCATAGAACTAGATAAAGCATACAATTTTATCATCTGGGAAATTGTTACCTTTAAAAGGCCCTTTAATCTGCTCTTGAGACACGTGTGTAATTCCTGTTAGCAGCAATGCAAAGTACAATGAGTAAATGCTACCCTCTGACTTCAGTAAGGTGTGCGGGGGGTTGGTTGtaaaaagtgttttgtttcaaAGTAGCTGAACTGGAGTAAAATGACACAGGAATTGATCCTGtgccaactgaaaaaaaaaattataaaactgCTCAATGAATTCACTGGGAGCAGGACCAGGCCCCTAACGCTTTGCTTCTTGTGTATCAAGCTACGCTGCTAGGATAATAGCTATTTATCTAATGGGTTTTTCATCCACTCTCACAACTGTGCTGACAAGCCAAATACTGAACTGGTAAAGCTATTTATCCAATAGGAATTTCAACTCCCTATCTACGGTACTGACAAAAGCCAAAGTACAGGTAAAGCATGAATTTTCTATGGCTCCCTAGTCCTTTCCTATTTTGGTACATAATGGTGAAAGCATTACATGGTAAGTGAGTAGCTTTAAAATCACAGGGCCTTTCTGCACAGACCTTGACTACTGGATCCATAGCACCCACTCCCTTTCTGGCTAACACCAGCTTAACTCTATGAAATCTCCTTGCCTCCAGGAATGGATTTTGAACTTTTCGGTGTGCCACCACCAAAAAATGCATAGAGTGAAAAATAATACCACCTCCCTGGCAGCTAGTGTTCTTCAGCTATAGATCACAAAATACTTTTAAAGGGAGATTATCATTATCTCCCACTTTACAGAGctgccccaggtcacccagcaggccacagACAGAGCTGGTATTAGAACGGAGATCACCCAAGTCCCAAtacagtgctctatccactaccCCACATAGTCTGCTGGGGAGACAAAGACTTCTTAGAGTCCTTAACTAGATACACTGATATTAAATGGACCATTTTTTCCTTGGGGCTCAGAGCCTGCATCAGCATCTCcgtgaagtcaatgagacagcGCATGGATCTGTGTTCATGGAGCCTGAGGCAGAACTACAGCCTGTGTGTAAAATAAAATACCTGCTAGAGAGAGCAGGCATCTCTGATACTCCTTGCATATTCATTGCAATAAAgagcatttttaaaagaaaatctcaCGAGAGTAACTATGAAAAATAAGGGGCTTTAAAACAGTGGGGGTGGTTAGACATGATCAAATAAATAGAGCTCACTTTGTAACTATATATAGAGGTGGGACAAGACAGGTAGGTGGATTAAAAAGAATGTGACAGATGTGGGAAAAAGAGGTGAAAATTCATTAAGAAAGTTCTAAATGGCATCTCCTTGGAAGCTAATCTGTCAGTTACCTTCAGAGACTCTTGTTTGGCCTCCAGGTTCTTCCGTGATGTACATTTCCACTGCATGGGAAAGAAATTAATTGTTTAGCTATAGCTGCTTAGCACATTAAGCTGATGTGTCAATTCATAAGTAACTGATGTGAAAGAGGCCATTTTTACCATTTCGGTCTAATTCATACTCTTCAATTTTCTTCAGAAGGCTTTTGTCAATTTTCTCACAAATAGTCTTGAGGATTTCTAGGTTTTCTTCTGCCAATAGTCCCTTCTTCTCCATCTCAATGAAAACATCGATCAGTGTCTGGGCAATTAGAAAGACAATTTCCTGCTAGAGAGACAATTTACTTTCCCTCCACATTCTTCAGTCTAGAGGTGCCTCCTCTTGTGGAGCCGTAGCCTCAGAGGCACTGATCATCCTCCACTCCACACCACACCACTGTGAATGCAGGCTACACAGACCCGGGTAGGATAGGGCCCACAGTGGTGATCTCATATTTATACTGTGCTTTTCATTTAAAGGACTCCCATGGGGCACTAACTAACGATTGCTGAACTACATATTGGAATCACTTCGACTACTCCTCAAGAGCAGCTGCCTCTGGAAGGAAAACAGGCAAAGGGGTCTCAACAGCAAAAAGTGCAGTGGAACGTAGGCAGGCAGAGCAACAGTGCCACATAGGAATCTGCTCATGCCTGAGCATTCATCTGACTCAGCAGAAGCAACTGAGACCTCAGTTTCATCTCTCATCAAAAGATGATTCCTCCAGCAGAGCAGAGCCCCTATCTCCATATTGGATGTGACGTGACTTTTATGTATTTTTCTTTGTAATGAGAGAAAATGAAGTGTTCAATCCACTACCCCTTCTGTTCCACTATTTctaccttgtctatttagattataagatcTTCAGCACAGGGAACTGTCTACTGCTTATTTGTttatacagcatctagcacaacagggccgCAGTCTGGACACTACAGTaaaaaacatgattaataataatgaaGCATATAAGCCATCTAGTCCCTAGCCAGAAATATTCCTgattggaggtggggggaagggaagtggtAAGATGTGGAAACATAGGGTGGCCATTCCCAAAGAAGCCCTGTTCTCCCACTACACCCTAAACAACTTCCGGATCTGCTAAAAGCAATGAAACAATTCTTACCATCTCATTGTCCAGCTTGCACTTCGGAAGCTCTTTGATCAGAAGAAACTTCAAGGATTTCAACTCATCTGTTGTTATGTTTTCTGAGAGCTGGAAGAGCAGGTGCCTGGTAGGAAAACAGGGAGTTGCTTCGCTCAATATGAGCTAGTTGGTATCTGAGCTTTATTTAATATTGTGCTGGCAAGCTACTGAGCGCTCACTAGAAGCATACATGGCACAAAATGTGAAAACTGtatgatatatacacacacacacacacacaatgtatttttttttccacacagaCACAAATGTTAACACAaaggaaattgattttttttaaccttgcttGGTCCCAGGACAACCTGGAATTCAAACATAGTTCTTTGTATGCAGCCAAAATGAGTTAGTTTTTAAAAACTAAGTTGAGCTGCCCAACCAAAACCCAATATGGGCTGATGGCTTTTACAGTTCAGTTATTAGTCAATGCTTTTTCTCAGTTTTCATCACTTACCAGTAACTCCCCAAGTTCCTAATGTGCTATAGTCTATGATAAATACACTGAGACATATCAGATCAGTTTACACTGCAGTCATATTTGTACTGGCAGGTGAATGCCCACAGAGATGCTTTGTTCCAGATCTATCTTATAGCCAGCGTCAAGACCCTCAGTGGAGCGGAAAAACCTCAAACTGGGACCATTCACAtgcgaggtgtgtgtgtgtgtgtgtgtgtgtatgtgtgtattttaATCAAATTCATAGAACAAAATCCAAAGTTTGTACTGCAGCACTGCGGAGGCAATGTAACTTGCAGATGCACCAAAAACAAGTACGGATCTTTAAACATCTGGGACCATTAAACGGCTTTACAGGATGCCACTGAACTACCGACAGGCAACTTTAAAGGCAGATGCTGGTGGAGAAGGGTATCCTCCTTTACTGAACTCTCAGGACAGAAGCTCACACATTGGTGAGAGGGAAGggaatggaaggaaggaaggatttGCATTGTATGCATGTTATCTCAGACCACAGCCAGGGACTACTGTACAGCCGATCTCCACTCAGTCAATGAGCAACACGGATGGATGGCAAACTCAAAACCAGAGCTGGGCAGGTGTCATGTGGGGGCCCTCAAGGAATGGTGCTTTTATGGGAGGCAGACAGCTGCTCTATATTCTGCGCATGACACCCTTCTCTCAGGAGCAAGCAGCTAATCTAACCCAACCGGCTCTAGAATCAGGGGTGTACTGAACTGTCCTAACTAGACAGACAATGAATACAAGcctcttgcctcagtttccttgtaaATCCCACGTTACAGCAGTTACTCCCCATGCTCCACATCAAGGAGAGCCACTTATATCAGCCAAGTGCACTCTCCTTGGATTCCCGCCTGCTGAGAAGAGGAATTTGTTTAATTAGGAAATGAAGATGCTGGTTTTCATTTTCAGGCTCGGGCCAGACACACCCACAACTCCAATTGAAACATCGTATAGAATTGGGCCCTAAAGTGTTTAATGTCACTTATCCAGACCAGGAGTTTGGTTTTCTGAAAATAGGCTGCTCTTTAGTCTGAGCACTAATACTATGTAATCCTCCAATTTAAATAAACAGCTGCAGCCAGATCCTCAGTAAAACACGGAACAGCTGAGAAGGCAATAGCGCAAAGACCTTTTCTGCTTTTGCAGCTCTTGGTCCTAGTGCCAATTTGTGACGGCCTGGCCCCTGATATAAAGCagacagcctcagggctgctctataTTCTGACTGTCACCAACAGTCATTCTAGCATCTGGACACAAGGGCACGCAAGTCAAGCTCATACCAGCCAGGGATTTCCCCCCATTCTAGGAGAAGCCTCAGATGGTCACTTATGCCACATGTAAATCTGCTTTGCCCTGCTAGAACAATGCAAATACAGACTTAATGGGTCTGAGAATCTGACCCCTCCCCAGGATGAATTACTGTTTCCAATCTACTATTTAAAGGAATGCGCAATTTACTCTGTCATTTATTATTTGCAAGTTGTTTAAGTTGCATCAGTGTCAGATTCACATACATTTACTGTACAGTAACATGCACATCAAGATAGCAATTTATTTATACACATTATGCAAAGGATTGCATAACTGTTTTGCAGACTTAATGTGGCTCCCATTAACGTCAaaggcaaaactttcattgatttCACTGAGGCCCTCAGAGAGCACTTATGGACAAACCACAGGTACAAATCACATGAAAATCATTACCATAATTTATACTTAATTTTTCATGAGGCATTAGATCCCCCACCAATATGATACAGAGCTACCTACCTGAACTGAGATACCTTTGCCCGCCCTGGAATTTGAAGCTCCCTCTCCATCTCCTCTCTGCTGGAGCTCAGTTTATCAGTCAGGAGGTCTATGCGGTTTATCCTGAACAGCAGCTCCTTTAAGAAGGACAGATCGTCTTCCTCCATCATGCCCTTTTCCTCGAGTGCTAGGAATAAGGCCTCAGGATCGCGGATGCCTTCCTGCTTCCGCAGTGGGATGTGTTCCAGGCTTAGAAACTTCAGAGCCACCAGGTCGTCTGTGGCCAGAGCCTCACTGATGGTGTAGAGGAGCTTGTGGAAGTCCATCTTCCTCAGACAGCTGACAAAAGGTTATTTCAGTCGTAGATAAAAGTAAAGAAGGGTCTCAAGTGGCCTCTGTTTAGACTGTGAATAAGAAAACAGCTGCATGAATCTGGTATGGCAGCAATTTGCAAATAGTCTCATAATAAACTTTGtacctatttatttttttattcgtCCCTTGGAGTTGCCATGCCTTTATTCATTCTACTATTagtcagggcggggggggggggggtgcagggatgagggcaggggcttggtggggtcaagggggagtggggggggggggagttgggacTCCTGGGCTCCGGGAAGGGGCTGGTGTTTGACGCTCGGGGGAGGAGTGCTGGGAGCAAGGACTCTGGATTCCTAGGTTTCCAGCTGGGCTCTAGTTGTTCAAGGGAGTGGAGGGCAGACAGAGACTAGggctctggactcctgggttctgccctcaatgccggaggggagcggggtccagtgacctggggtggggaaagaggccCGACCCAGCTGTTCCCAGGGTCCAGCAGGCGGTGAGCCACAGCCCCCGGGCTTGGGATCGGGCTGTGGGACGCAGCCTGCCCACTACAGAGCCAAGCTCATCCCAGCACCGGGGCTCCAACCCCAGGGCAGTCTGCCTGAGTCCAGGGAGCGGGGCTGGCCATCCTTGAGAGAGGCGGGTGCATGGCGCAGTTGGGACCCAGGACCCTTCCGCACTTACAGGCCTCACAGGCGCTGCAACTCCTGTGGAGCCAGCTCCCTCGTCCTGCCACAGCCGGTGGGGCCGCTCAGACTCCAGTATGGACACGCTAACCCGGAAACACATCCTCCTGCCGGAACTGACAGAGGTCGGGAAAGCATGTGCAAATGccagcaggaggggcagagaagagtgGGCTGGGCcgagcaggatttttaatggcatgctgctgcctgcagggatCCCGGCCACCAGCCCCTCTCAGCCCACTACCGGCCTAGGttcagcagcgggctgagcgggggccggcagctgggaccccggcaggcagcagcgtgccattaaaaatcggctcgtgtgccataggttgccgacccctgtcctacacccactgaagtcagtgataaaTCTCAATTGACTTCTGCGCatctcccagaagcggctggcatgtccctgcagcccctggacgCAGGAGCGATCAGggaagctccatgtgctgcccccacccccagcgctgactccacagcttccattggacaggaactgcagccaatgggagctgtgggggcagcatctgcaggcatgagTGTGACGATGTATCCCATAAGtcttcatgggaatatgcttatgaatatatatatgatataactggaatatgttttatgctacatatgccatgtaacatatctatgtaaaggttatgatctacggaatacattcctcctatttgtatgcatgtatcatttttgtacttgaagttaggaatattggctggatacttgcttgatttctattgagaaaggaatgtgcaaattaaatgcccagtcaaaaaccacttaagccaacaatgaagtctaagatgccaatccacatcggAGCTTTCCCAgcaatgtggcttggctggtaagacacttagtcatgcatggacatgtgacttgcccatgtgactccatcttggagctggactttgcataggtgAGAGGacgggggggggctccccccacaagagaaagtctatttaagcctgtgggagacccctccatttgatCTTCAGCTGACTAAAGAAATCgcctctccaccccaaggatacctgaaagagacTGGAACAAAGGGCAGTAACTACAGGAGGtgagagtgattgctggacccagactagaaggagactagtctgtaaaaggaagcttactggaactggtgaggtttttatctgtactcagttgtcTTACTGTATTAGAGgcagacttgc comes from Mauremys reevesii isolate NIE-2019 linkage group 11, ASM1616193v1, whole genome shotgun sequence and encodes:
- the CASP8 gene encoding caspase-8 isoform X1 → MDFHKLLYTISEALATDDLVALKFLSLEHIPLRKQEGIRDPEALFLALEEKGMMEEDDLSFLKELLFRINRIDLLTDKLSSSREEMERELQIPGRAKVSQFRHLLFQLSENITTDELKSLKFLLIKELPKCKLDNEMTLIDVFIEMEKKGLLAEENLEILKTICEKIDKSLLKKIEEYELDRNVEMYITEEPGGQTRVSEGITHVSQEQIKGPFKVQDSLWPSQTASDSPGIQEEIQQPDMYKMSSRPRGICLILNNHDFTKARSEVPKLQNIKDRNGTDADAAALRKVFTKLHFEIAEYKDLTSEQIRHTVHAYRNMDHRDRDCFVCCILSHGDKGIVFGTDGQETSIQELTTSFTGRNCPSLAGKPKVFFIQACQGDTFQKGVHIETDSAELDSSVEADARFQLECIPDEADFLLGMATMKDFVSYRSTTQGTWYIQSLCEHLEKSCPRGEDILSILTAVNREVSRKNDRLNQGKQMPQPSFTLRKKLIFPVN
- the CASP8 gene encoding caspase-8 isoform X3, which encodes MWSMGSNCCNVGFTRKLRHLLFQLSENITTDELKSLKFLLIKELPKCKLDNEMTLIDVFIEMEKKGLLAEENLEILKTICEKIDKSLLKKIEEYELDRNVEMYITEEPGGQTRVSEGITHVSQEQIKGPFKVQDSLWPSQTASDSPGIQEEIQQPDMYKMSSRPRGICLILNNHDFTKARSEVPKLQNIKDRNGTDADAAALRKVFTKLHFEIAEYKDLTSEQIRHTVHAYRNMDHRDRDCFVCCILSHGDKGIVFGTDGQETSIQELTTSFTGRNCPSLAGKPKVFFIQACQGDTFQKGVHIETDSAELDSSVEADARFQLECIPDEADFLLGMATMKDFVSYRSTTQGTWYIQSLCEHLEKSCPRGEDILSILTAVNREVSRKNDRLNQGKQMPQPSFTLRKKLIFPVN
- the CASP8 gene encoding caspase-8 isoform X2, whose amino-acid sequence is MDFHKLLYTISEALATDDLVALKFLSLEHIPLRKQEGIRDPEALFLALEEKGMMEEDDLSFLKELLFRINRIDLLTDKLSSSREEMERELQIPGRAKVSQFRHLLFQLSENITTDELKSLKFLLIKELPKCKLDNEMTLIDVFIEMEKKGLLAEENLEILKTICEKIDKSLLKKIEEYELDRNVEMYITEEPGGQTRVSEVQDSLWPSQTASDSPGIQEEIQQPDMYKMSSRPRGICLILNNHDFTKARSEVPKLQNIKDRNGTDADAAALRKVFTKLHFEIAEYKDLTSEQIRHTVHAYRNMDHRDRDCFVCCILSHGDKGIVFGTDGQETSIQELTTSFTGRNCPSLAGKPKVFFIQACQGDTFQKGVHIETDSAELDSSVEADARFQLECIPDEADFLLGMATMKDFVSYRSTTQGTWYIQSLCEHLEKSCPRGEDILSILTAVNREVSRKNDRLNQGKQMPQPSFTLRKKLIFPVN